The following are encoded together in the Flavobacterium haoranii genome:
- the ahcY gene encoding adenosylhomocysteinase: MSTKTIPYVPYKVKDISLAAWGRKEIELAEAEMPGLMALRAEYAESQPLKGARIAGCLHMTIQTAVLIETLVALGADVTWSSCNIFSTQDHAAAAIAAAGIPVYAWKGMNEEEFDWCIEQTLFFGEDRQPLNMILDDGGDLTNMVFDRYPELIKGIKGLSEETTTGVHRLYERMENGTLHIPAINVNDSVTKSKFDNKYGCKESAVDAIRRATDVMLAGKRVVVCGYGDVGKGTAASFRGAGSIVTVTEIDPICALQAAMDGFEVKKLDTVVGNADIVITTTGNKDIVVGRHFEAMKDKTIVCNIGHFDNEIDMAWLNKNYGSTKDEIKPQVDRYNINGKDIIILAEGRLVNLGCATGHPSFVMSNSFTNQTLAQIELWTNTDAYENKVYMLPKHLDEKVARLHLAKIGVELETLSPDQAKYIGVTVEGPFKPEYYRY; this comes from the coding sequence ATGAGTACAAAAACTATTCCTTACGTTCCATACAAAGTTAAAGACATTTCTTTAGCAGCTTGGGGAAGAAAAGAAATTGAATTAGCAGAAGCTGAAATGCCAGGTTTAATGGCTTTACGTGCAGAATATGCAGAAAGTCAACCGTTAAAAGGTGCTAGAATCGCTGGATGTTTACACATGACAATTCAAACAGCTGTTTTAATTGAAACTTTAGTAGCTCTTGGTGCTGATGTAACTTGGAGTTCTTGTAATATTTTCTCAACTCAAGATCATGCTGCTGCTGCTATTGCTGCTGCTGGTATTCCAGTTTATGCTTGGAAAGGTATGAACGAAGAAGAGTTTGATTGGTGTATTGAGCAAACATTATTCTTTGGTGAAGATCGTCAACCGTTAAACATGATTTTAGATGATGGTGGAGACTTAACCAATATGGTTTTTGATCGTTACCCAGAATTAATTAAAGGAATTAAAGGTTTATCAGAAGAGACAACTACTGGAGTACACCGTTTATACGAAAGAATGGAAAATGGAACGTTACATATTCCTGCAATTAACGTAAACGATTCGGTTACTAAATCTAAATTCGATAACAAATACGGATGTAAAGAATCGGCTGTAGATGCAATTCGTCGTGCTACTGACGTTATGTTAGCTGGTAAAAGAGTTGTGGTTTGTGGATACGGAGACGTAGGAAAAGGAACTGCGGCATCTTTCCGCGGGGCTGGTTCTATTGTAACTGTTACAGAAATTGACCCAATTTGTGCTTTACAAGCTGCAATGGACGGTTTTGAAGTTAAGAAATTAGATACTGTTGTTGGTAATGCAGATATTGTAATTACAACTACAGGAAACAAAGATATCGTTGTGGGTCGTCATTTTGAAGCGATGAAAGATAAAACGATTGTTTGTAACATTGGACACTTCGATAACGAAATCGACATGGCTTGGTTAAACAAAAACTATGGTTCAACTAAAGACGAAATCAAACCACAAGTTGATAGATACAACATTAATGGTAAAGATATTATCATTTTAGCTGAAGGTCGTTTAGTAAACCTTGGTTGTGCTACTGGTCACCCAAGTTTTGTAATGAGTAACTCGTTTACAAACCAAACCTTAGCTCAAATTGAGTTATGGACAAACACTGATGCTTATGAAAACAAAGTATACATGTTACCAAAACATTTAGATGAGAAAGTTGCTCGTTTACACTTAGCTAAAATTGGTGTTGAATTAGAAACGTTATCTCCAGACCAAGCTAAATATATTGGTGTAACTGTTGAAGGTCCATTCAAACCAGAATATTATAGATATTAA
- a CDS encoding 4'-phosphopantetheinyl transferase family protein, with translation MAFYKSISINNNTTAYFWKITEDFNTLFRAVQLKDTSLTRLEKMKSESHQKGFLAVRMLLQHLGYSDFDLYYDENGKPHLRSNNRHTEPVEVSISHSFDFSCICISTDSFVGIDIEIMKTKILRIAPRFMDTKHLENLSELDQIEKATVIWGIKESIFKIKNEQGISFPDHIFEDPFLLSDSRCDAELRFNNKIEKFDIQFYKVEDYIFVAALPKQ, from the coding sequence ATGGCATTTTATAAATCTATATCTATTAATAATAATACCACTGCATATTTTTGGAAAATAACAGAAGATTTCAATACCCTTTTTAGAGCGGTTCAATTAAAAGATACTTCACTTACAAGGTTAGAGAAAATGAAATCGGAAAGTCATCAAAAAGGTTTTTTAGCAGTGCGTATGTTGTTGCAACATTTAGGTTATTCAGATTTTGATTTATACTATGATGAAAATGGCAAACCTCATTTGAGGTCAAACAATCGTCACACTGAGCCTGTCGAAGTGTCAATTTCACATAGTTTTGACTTTTCTTGTATTTGCATCAGTACTGATTCTTTTGTTGGAATTGACATTGAAATCATGAAAACTAAGATTTTGAGAATTGCCCCTAGATTTATGGATACTAAGCATTTAGAAAATTTATCCGAATTAGATCAAATTGAAAAAGCTACTGTAATTTGGGGAATTAAAGAATCTATTTTCAAAATTAAAAACGAGCAAGGTATTAGTTTTCCCGATCATATTTTTGAAGATCCTTTTTTGCTTTCTGACTCTCGTTGTGATGCTGAATTACGATTTAATAATAAAATAGAAAAATTTGACATCCAATTTTATAAAGTAGAAGATTATATATTTGTAGCCGCTTTACCCAAACAATAA
- a CDS encoding phosphoglycerol geranylgeranyltransferase encodes MSFYNDIIQSTESKRKLLAILIDPEKIQLDNISSLCEKIKKSPATHIFFGGSTYDGNNFNEIIKRIKQNLDLPIFLFPGDYNQISEEADALLFLSLVSGRNPEYLIDQQIKAVEKLEQSSLEIIPTAYLLIESGIETAVERVSQTKPLNRNDLKTIQNTVKASEYLGMKLVYLEAGSGAKIAVSKEIIESVKEKINIPLIVGGGIKSSKEIENAFLAGADMVVIGTAFEENPNFFEI; translated from the coding sequence ATGAGTTTTTATAACGATATTATACAATCTACCGAATCAAAAAGGAAACTTTTAGCCATTTTAATTGATCCTGAAAAAATTCAATTAGATAACATTTCTTCTTTATGCGAGAAAATAAAAAAATCGCCAGCAACTCATATCTTCTTTGGCGGAAGCACTTATGACGGAAATAATTTTAATGAAATTATAAAAAGAATAAAACAGAATCTCGACTTACCTATTTTTCTATTTCCTGGCGATTACAATCAAATTTCTGAAGAAGCAGATGCTTTACTTTTTTTAAGTTTAGTTTCAGGTAGAAATCCAGAATATTTAATTGACCAACAAATTAAAGCGGTTGAAAAATTAGAACAATCTTCTTTAGAAATTATACCGACTGCGTACTTACTTATTGAAAGCGGAATTGAAACTGCAGTAGAACGTGTTAGCCAAACCAAACCTTTAAATAGAAACGACTTAAAAACAATTCAAAATACTGTAAAAGCATCTGAATATTTAGGTATGAAACTGGTTTATTTAGAAGCTGGAAGCGGTGCTAAAATTGCGGTTTCGAAAGAAATTATTGAAAGTGTAAAAGAAAAAATCAACATCCCTTTAATTGTTGGTGGTGGCATTAAATCTTCAAAAGAAATTGAAAATGCTTTTTTGGCTGGTGCTGATATGGTGGTCATTGGAACTGCTTTTGAAGAAAACCCTAATTTTTTTGAAATTTAA
- the pnuC gene encoding nicotinamide riboside transporter PnuC has protein sequence MWDLLFSQYKTYDAFSIWLEIIAVLFGLISVLFARVNNILVYPTGIISTLIFVYLLFQWSLIGDFLINIYYTIMSIYGWILWSKRKNDDLEYPIATMNTQEFKKSIVLFTLTTLFVIIIYIYFDKFTSWTAYVDTFTTGLFFVGMWLMAQRKIENWIVWIIADFISIPLYFLKGYTLTSLQYIVFTILAYYGYKEWKRILQP, from the coding sequence ATGTGGGATCTATTGTTTAGCCAATATAAAACTTATGATGCATTTTCTATTTGGTTAGAAATTATTGCCGTTTTGTTTGGATTAATAAGTGTTTTATTTGCTCGAGTTAATAATATTTTAGTTTACCCTACAGGCATTATTAGTACTTTAATTTTTGTTTACTTGTTATTTCAATGGAGTCTTATTGGCGATTTTCTCATCAATATTTATTATACAATCATGAGTATTTATGGTTGGATTCTATGGTCCAAAAGAAAAAATGATGATTTAGAGTACCCTATTGCCACTATGAATACCCAAGAATTTAAAAAAAGTATCGTTTTATTTACATTAACAACACTATTTGTTATCATAATTTACATTTATTTTGATAAATTTACCTCTTGGACGGCATATGTAGATACATTTACCACTGGTTTATTTTTTGTTGGAATGTGGCTTATGGCACAACGAAAAATTGAAAACTGGATCGTATGGATTATTGCAGATTTTATATCTATTCCTTTATATTTTTTAAAAGGATACACTTTAACAAGCTTGCAATACATTGTATTTACTATACTCGCTTATTATGGATATAAAGAATGGAAGAGAATTTTACAGCCTTAG
- a CDS encoding DUF4301 family protein, giving the protein MEENFTALDLQLFDERNIPLQRVIKQLHFLKEGITKINLVRPATINDGIQLLNSSEEEKYIELFDQEKEHYNITKFVPASGAASRMFKFLVEFINDFNLGKETINAYINRTKCIELAIFMVGLRNFPFYRDLIETTKKSVSNFNEKKADEREYWIIKTMLQNPKFNFSNKPKAVLPFHSKNGSQVTPIEEHINESVFYQKANEKTSIHFTISKEHQFLFEEIANQFPDVALSYSYQSETTDTLSVHPDNRLFRLENGKLFFRPGGHGALIENLNEIQADIVYIKNIDNVSHNAIKENIHYKKLLGGILIETQKQVFKYQELLDNPEALSSEIINEIIKFCCEKLNRPVSSNFYKFQKDYQIQALKEILNRPIRVCGMVKNEGEPGGGPFWVKHEDGSESLQIVESSQVDLDNPKQIAVVNALTHFNPVDIVCGLKNYKGEKFDLTNFIDHNAGFVVNKNKDGKPIKAYELPGLWNGAMAHWNTIFVEVPLVTFNPVKTINDLLKSSHQPYYES; this is encoded by the coding sequence ATGGAAGAGAATTTTACAGCCTTAGATTTACAATTATTCGACGAAAGAAATATTCCTTTACAAAGAGTTATTAAACAATTACACTTCTTAAAGGAAGGTATTACCAAAATAAATTTAGTTCGTCCTGCTACCATAAATGATGGCATTCAACTTTTAAATTCTTCTGAAGAAGAAAAATACATTGAACTTTTCGATCAAGAAAAAGAGCATTATAACATCACAAAATTTGTTCCAGCTTCTGGTGCAGCTAGTAGAATGTTTAAGTTTTTAGTAGAATTTATCAATGATTTTAATCTTGGTAAAGAAACTATTAATGCTTACATAAACAGAACTAAATGTATAGAATTGGCCATTTTTATGGTTGGACTTCGAAATTTTCCTTTTTACAGAGATTTAATAGAAACTACAAAAAAATCGGTTTCAAATTTTAACGAAAAAAAGGCAGATGAAAGAGAATATTGGATTATAAAAACCATGTTACAAAATCCAAAATTTAATTTCAGTAACAAACCAAAAGCTGTTCTTCCTTTTCATTCAAAAAACGGAAGTCAAGTAACACCAATTGAAGAACACATTAACGAGTCTGTTTTTTACCAAAAAGCAAACGAAAAAACTTCAATTCACTTTACTATTTCTAAAGAGCATCAGTTTTTATTTGAAGAAATCGCTAACCAATTTCCTGATGTGGCCTTGAGCTATTCTTATCAAAGTGAAACTACCGACACCTTATCTGTTCATCCTGACAACAGATTATTTCGCTTAGAAAACGGAAAACTTTTCTTTCGACCAGGTGGACATGGAGCACTTATAGAAAACTTAAATGAGATACAAGCAGACATCGTGTATATAAAAAACATCGATAATGTTTCTCATAATGCTATAAAAGAGAATATTCATTATAAAAAATTATTAGGCGGAATTTTAATTGAAACCCAAAAGCAAGTTTTCAAATATCAAGAATTATTAGATAATCCTGAAGCTCTTTCAAGTGAAATTATAAATGAAATTATTAAATTTTGTTGCGAAAAATTAAACCGCCCCGTTTCATCAAACTTCTATAAATTTCAAAAAGATTATCAAATTCAGGCTTTAAAAGAAATTCTTAATCGCCCAATAAGAGTATGTGGTATGGTTAAAAATGAAGGCGAACCTGGCGGCGGACCTTTTTGGGTAAAACATGAAGATGGTTCCGAATCACTACAAATTGTAGAAAGTTCGCAAGTAGATCTAGATAATCCTAAACAAATTGCAGTTGTTAATGCTTTAACACATTTCAATCCTGTAGATATTGTTTGCGGTTTAAAAAACTACAAAGGAGAAAAATTTGATCTCACAAATTTTATAGATCATAACGCTGGGTTTGTTGTAAATAAAAACAAAGACGGCAAGCCTATAAAAGCTTACGAGTTACCCGGGCTTTGGAACGGCGCAATGGCTCATTGGAACACCATTTTTGTAGAAGTGCCATTAGTAACTTTTAATCCAGTTAAAACTATAAACGATTTATTAAAATCATCGCACCAACCTTATTATGAATCGTGA
- a CDS encoding peptide chain release factor-like protein, with amino-acid sequence MNREIIETELQFKAVRSSGAGGQNVNKVSSKVILFYDINNSSGLNDDEKNIVNEKLVNRISQEGILQLASDEDRSQIKNKEIVIKRFFELLTKSLKKPKKEKKLKYLRPLKKNDFKKKRNHLK; translated from the coding sequence ATGAATCGTGAAATTATTGAAACTGAACTTCAATTTAAAGCCGTTAGAAGTAGTGGTGCAGGCGGACAAAATGTAAATAAAGTTTCATCTAAAGTAATTTTGTTTTATGATATTAATAACTCTTCTGGATTAAATGATGACGAAAAAAATATTGTAAATGAAAAACTTGTAAATAGAATTTCACAAGAAGGTATTTTACAACTTGCTTCAGATGAAGACAGAAGCCAAATTAAAAACAAAGAAATTGTTATAAAACGTTTTTTTGAACTTTTAACAAAAAGCCTAAAAAAGCCAAAAAAAGAAAAGAAACTAAAGTACCTAAGGCCGTTAAAGAAAAACGACTTCAAGAAAAAAAGAAATCATCTGAAGTAA
- a CDS encoding TonB-dependent receptor, whose protein sequence is MKTLFKNKSQNLKVKSLKNFLPIAYCLLPIASFAQEKETDTLKVNQLNEVTLSAIRAKDKNPITFTNVKAEEIETRNLGQDIPVLLNYLPSVVTTTDAGNGVGYTYMRVRGSDGSRINVTLNGIPFNDSESQGTFFVNLPDFASSLESVQLQRGVGTSTNGAGAFGASLNMQMKSYQEKAHAEVANSIGSFNTRKHTISFGTGLHNNFEFNGRVSQIHSDGYIDRATSDMFGYLFNVNYVKESTLIKLIAFGGKEKTYQAWYGLEDPYLLEHDRTFNYAGIYFDENGTMKFYNDETDNYWQNHFQLHWSEKWSEKWNSNLALHYTKGSGYFKQYKEDEDLTEYNLPAFEGNSISDLVRKRWLDNDFFGTTFSINYRTQKPMFYLVVL, encoded by the coding sequence ATGAAAACTTTATTCAAAAACAAAAGTCAAAATTTAAAAGTAAAAAGTTTAAAGAATTTTTTACCTATTGCCTATTGCCTATTGCCTATTGCCTCATTTGCTCAAGAAAAAGAAACAGACACTTTAAAAGTGAACCAATTAAACGAAGTAACACTTTCAGCAATTAGAGCAAAAGACAAAAATCCTATTACTTTTACAAACGTTAAAGCTGAAGAAATTGAAACAAGAAACTTGGGACAAGACATTCCAGTCCTTTTAAATTATCTTCCATCGGTAGTTACTACAACAGATGCTGGTAATGGTGTAGGTTATACTTACATGAGAGTTAGAGGTTCTGATGGTTCTCGAATTAATGTTACTTTAAACGGAATTCCTTTCAACGATAGTGAAAGTCAAGGTACATTTTTTGTAAACCTACCCGATTTTGCTTCATCACTTGAAAGTGTTCAGTTACAAAGAGGTGTAGGAACTTCTACAAATGGTGCTGGTGCATTTGGTGCTAGTTTAAACATGCAAATGAAATCTTACCAAGAAAAAGCTCATGCTGAAGTTGCAAATTCTATCGGAAGTTTTAACACTAGAAAACACACTATTTCTTTTGGCACAGGATTACATAACAATTTCGAATTCAACGGAAGAGTTTCACAAATTCATTCTGATGGATATATTGATCGCGCCACATCTGATATGTTTGGTTATTTATTTAATGTAAATTATGTAAAAGAATCTACTTTAATTAAATTAATTGCTTTTGGTGGAAAAGAAAAAACTTACCAAGCTTGGTACGGATTAGAAGACCCTTATTTATTAGAACACGACAGAACATTTAACTATGCTGGAATTTATTTTGACGAAAATGGAACTATGAAATTTTACAATGATGAAACCGATAATTATTGGCAAAATCACTTCCAATTACATTGGAGCGAAAAATGGAGCGAAAAATGGAATTCTAACCTAGCACTTCATTACACAAAAGGCAGTGGTTATTTTAAGCAATATAAAGAGGATGAAGATTTAACCGAATATAATTTACCTGCTTTTGAAGGAAATTCTATTTCTGACTTGGTTAGAAAAAGATGGTTAGACAACGATTTCTTTGGTACAACTTTTTCAATTAACTATAGAACTCAAAAACCGATGTTTTATTTGGTGGTGCTATAA
- a CDS encoding TonB-dependent receptor domain-containing protein, with translation MNRYLGTHFGEVVWTPNYIPQTNRYYDNFGNKDDVNVYIKGSQQFGKLNVFADLQYRMVFYQANSTKFSDVNDTFRFFNPKVGVNYELNNENSFYGFAGIANKEPRRDDYESGANKPERLYDLELGWKYNNSKLRIHTNGFFMYYIDQLVLTGSLNDVGAPVFTNSGESYRLGLEVESVYKVTDKLNLQANVTLSENKNIDFYFQRDGILEDLGNTNIAYSPNIVSSGAINVLPIKGMQLSLLGKFVGEQYMGNIDSEYSKLPDYSIVDFNASYELKLNKGIKSILFSGLVNNVFDRKYESNGYFYTYDDDSSGSIITYQGKGLYPQAGINFLAGVTLKF, from the coding sequence ATAAATCGCTATTTAGGAACACATTTTGGAGAAGTTGTTTGGACACCAAATTACATACCTCAAACAAATCGTTATTATGACAATTTTGGCAATAAAGACGATGTGAACGTTTACATAAAAGGTTCGCAACAATTTGGGAAACTAAATGTATTTGCTGATTTACAATATAGAATGGTATTTTACCAAGCCAACAGTACAAAGTTTAGCGATGTTAATGATACTTTCCGTTTCTTTAATCCAAAAGTTGGGGTAAATTATGAACTAAACAATGAAAATTCTTTTTATGGTTTTGCCGGTATTGCCAATAAAGAACCAAGACGCGATGATTATGAAAGCGGTGCCAACAAACCAGAACGTTTATATGATCTTGAGCTAGGCTGGAAATACAATAACTCAAAATTAAGAATTCATACAAATGGATTCTTTATGTATTACATTGATCAATTAGTTTTAACTGGTTCATTAAATGATGTAGGTGCTCCAGTATTTACAAACTCAGGAGAAAGTTACCGTTTAGGTCTAGAAGTTGAATCGGTTTATAAAGTTACTGACAAGTTAAATTTACAAGCAAATGTAACTTTAAGTGAAAATAAAAATATTGACTTCTACTTTCAAAGAGATGGAATTCTTGAAGATTTAGGAAATACTAATATTGCATATTCTCCTAATATTGTTTCTTCGGGTGCTATTAATGTGTTACCGATTAAAGGAATGCAACTATCTCTTTTAGGAAAATTTGTTGGCGAACAATACATGGGAAATATTGATTCTGAATATTCAAAATTACCAGATTATTCGATAGTAGATTTTAATGCTTCTTATGAACTTAAACTAAACAAGGGAATTAAATCAATCTTATTCTCTGGATTAGTAAACAATGTTTTCGACAGAAAATACGAATCAAACGGATATTTTTACACTTATGATGATGATTCTTCTGGAAGCATCATTACTTATCAAGGAAAAGGATTATATCCACAGGCTGGCATCAACTTTTTAGCTGGTGTTACACTCAAATTTTAG
- a CDS encoding Rieske (2Fe-2S) protein: MKKILTFSVLMILVMSCSQDSVRNNNPYLPTYRFQSSPINLSLPLYQNLLNAGNPIEYYEAGVGIQGKVFIMNTGSNVFIAFDAVCPNQEISGCSTMDLVGIKAECPCDDAQYSLFTGQSPEMQYPMLQYRVEVLSSTSIRVYN, from the coding sequence ATGAAGAAAATATTGACCTTTAGTGTTTTGATGATTTTAGTGATGTCTTGTTCGCAAGATTCTGTTAGAAATAATAATCCTTATTTACCAACTTATAGATTTCAATCGAGTCCAATTAATTTAAGTTTGCCATTGTATCAAAACTTATTAAATGCAGGTAATCCTATAGAATATTATGAAGCTGGAGTTGGAATTCAGGGCAAAGTATTTATTATGAATACTGGCAGTAATGTTTTTATTGCATTTGATGCTGTTTGTCCAAACCAAGAAATTAGCGGTTGTTCAACTATGGATTTAGTAGGAATTAAAGCAGAATGTCCTTGTGATGATGCTCAATACAGTTTGTTTACAGGGCAGTCGCCAGAAATGCAATATCCTATGTTGCAATATAGGGTTGAGGTCTTAAGTAGTACGTCAATTAGAGTATACAATTAA
- the greA gene encoding transcription elongation factor GreA, translating into MSKVSYYTAEGLKKLKDELEHLKAVERPKASQAIADARDKGDLSENAEYDAAKEAQGLLEMKISKMEEVVANARLIDESQLDTSKVLVLSTVKIKNQVNGMEMKYTLVAESEADLKTGKISVTSPIGKGLLGKKVGEIAEVKVPNGTMNFEILEITRD; encoded by the coding sequence ATGAGTAAAGTATCTTATTACACAGCAGAAGGTTTAAAAAAATTAAAAGACGAATTAGAACATTTAAAAGCTGTTGAGCGTCCTAAAGCTTCTCAAGCTATTGCTGATGCACGCGATAAAGGAGATTTATCTGAAAACGCAGAATACGATGCTGCGAAAGAAGCACAAGGATTATTAGAAATGAAAATTTCTAAAATGGAAGAAGTAGTTGCAAATGCTCGTTTAATTGACGAATCTCAATTAGATACTTCTAAAGTATTAGTCTTATCTACTGTAAAAATAAAAAACCAAGTAAATGGAATGGAAATGAAGTATACTTTGGTTGCTGAAAGTGAAGCCGATTTAAAAACTGGAAAAATTTCAGTTACCTCACCTATTGGAAAAGGTTTATTAGGGAAAAAAGTGGGCGAAATTGCCGAAGTTAAAGTTCCTAATGGCACTATGAATTTTGAAATTTTAGAAATCACTCGCGATTAA
- a CDS encoding HIT family protein, translating to MASIFTKIVNGEIPCYKIAEDDNYLAFLDVNPNAKGHTLCIPKQEINKIFDMEEEHYMGLMAFSRKVAKAIEKTIACKRVGVAVVGLEVPHVHVHLIPLHDMDDMRFQRKASLTKEEFESIAKEIASNL from the coding sequence ATGGCTAGTATTTTTACAAAAATTGTAAACGGGGAAATTCCTTGTTATAAAATTGCTGAAGACGATAATTATTTGGCTTTTTTAGATGTTAATCCAAATGCAAAAGGACATACATTATGTATTCCTAAACAAGAGATTAACAAAATATTCGACATGGAAGAAGAGCATTATATGGGTTTAATGGCTTTTTCTAGAAAAGTTGCTAAAGCAATTGAAAAAACTATAGCGTGCAAAAGAGTTGGTGTTGCCGTTGTAGGTTTAGAAGTACCACATGTTCACGTACATTTAATTCCGCTTCACGATATGGACGATATGCGTTTTCAAAGAAAAGCTAGTCTTACAAAAGAAGAGTTTGAGAGTATTGCAAAAGAAATTGCATCGAATTTATAA
- a CDS encoding flavin reductase family protein, translating into MLSIDPKEISPAKVQGYLQGAIAPRPIAFASTIDENGNPNLSPFSFFNVFSSNPPILVFSPARRVRNNTIKHTLINAQNTKEVVINVVNYDIVQQMSLSSTEYPDGVNEFEKSGLNMLKSDVVKPFRVAESPVQFECKVNDIIALGDQGGAGNLIICEVVKIHVSEEVLNEEGVIDQHKIDLVARCGGNWYSRANAGLFEVEKPLTTLGIGVDNIPDFVKESPIFNGNDLGKLGNIEAIPTEEEITTFVKEDFAVKAVLSSDDEQKKNQLAKDLLDKNEVLKAWKVLLAKR; encoded by the coding sequence ATGTTATCGATAGATCCAAAAGAAATTTCTCCAGCAAAAGTTCAAGGTTATTTACAAGGCGCCATTGCACCTAGACCTATTGCATTTGCGAGTACAATTGATGAAAATGGAAATCCAAATTTATCGCCATTTAGCTTTTTCAATGTATTTAGTTCAAATCCACCTATTTTAGTTTTTTCTCCCGCTAGAAGAGTGAGAAACAATACTATTAAGCACACTTTAATTAATGCTCAAAACACAAAAGAAGTTGTTATTAATGTAGTAAATTATGACATCGTACAACAAATGTCATTATCGAGTACTGAATATCCTGATGGTGTAAACGAATTTGAAAAATCTGGTTTAAATATGTTAAAATCAGATGTAGTTAAACCGTTTAGAGTAGCTGAAAGTCCAGTTCAGTTTGAATGTAAAGTAAATGATATAATTGCATTAGGAGACCAAGGTGGAGCAGGAAATTTAATTATTTGCGAAGTAGTTAAAATTCATGTTAGTGAAGAAGTTCTTAATGAAGAAGGTGTAATTGATCAACATAAAATAGATTTAGTTGCGCGTTGCGGTGGCAATTGGTACAGTAGAGCAAACGCAGGTTTGTTTGAAGTTGAAAAACCACTAACCACATTAGGAATTGGTGTTGATAATATTCCTGATTTTGTAAAAGAAAGTCCTATTTTTAATGGAAACGATTTAGGAAAATTAGGCAATATTGAAGCCATACCAACTGAAGAAGAAATTACTACCTTTGTAAAAGAAGATTTTGCTGTAAAAGCAGTTTTAAGTTCAGACGATGAGCAAAAGAAAAACCAATTAGCAAAAGATTTATTAGACAAAAACGAAGTATTAAAAGCTTGGAAAGTATTATTAGCAAAACGATAA
- a CDS encoding DUF3127 domain-containing protein has translation MEVTGRIKMIGDVQQISASFKKREVVVTTEEQYPQHILVEFTQDKTDLLNQYNVGEPVRVSINLRGREWTNPQGETRYFNSIQGWRVERLQTEAPAASSHQMPAMPPSDAFEPATNFNEEEHDDLPF, from the coding sequence ATGGAAGTTACAGGAAGAATAAAAATGATTGGAGACGTTCAGCAAATTAGTGCTAGTTTCAAAAAAAGAGAAGTTGTTGTTACAACAGAAGAGCAATATCCGCAACATATATTAGTTGAGTTTACACAAGATAAAACCGATTTGTTAAATCAATACAATGTTGGTGAACCAGTTAGAGTTTCTATTAATTTAAGAGGAAGAGAATGGACAAATCCTCAAGGAGAAACAAGATATTTTAATTCTATTCAAGGATGGAGGGTGGAGCGTTTACAAACTGAAGCTCCTGCTGCATCATCACATCAAATGCCAGCTATGCCGCCTTCTGATGCATTTGAACCTGCAACAAACTTTAATGAAGAAGAACACGACGATTTACCATTCTAA